Proteins found in one Acinetobacter sp. XH1741 genomic segment:
- the gspJ gene encoding type II secretion system minor pseudopilin GspJ, with protein MIKNKNVRTQDVAARLAARSDGVATNYFEHSSSSCAPTKLRFKGSHSRSIASHLAARSSSARLARASGFTLVELLVAIAIFAILSLLGWKIFDYLLKVRDRNAEHEVHLFELQDAYQQILRDTLQIIPLSANQGGQLHPALEIDNQILRFSKAGVTDPLKQGLSPFERIEYRYDADQKKLYRLKYSNLNTSNREQPLSSTLLSQVEQYHIMVLTPQEVTKWPEVNIDPTKPNELKKLPKGIKIQITVAGVSYEWIYSLNQGDLSLSQSGGT; from the coding sequence ATGATAAAAAATAAAAATGTTCGCACTCAGGACGTAGCTGCTCGTCTTGCGGCACGATCGGATGGTGTGGCGACTAATTACTTCGAGCATAGCTCTTCGTCTTGCGCTCCGACAAAGCTTCGCTTTAAAGGCTCTCACTCTCGAAGCATAGCTTCTCATCTTGCGGCACGATCGAGCAGTGCTCGATTAGCTCGTGCCTCAGGATTTACTTTAGTCGAGTTATTAGTAGCGATTGCTATCTTTGCAATTTTATCTTTATTGGGATGGAAAATTTTCGATTATTTGCTCAAAGTACGTGATCGTAATGCTGAACATGAAGTGCATTTATTTGAATTACAAGATGCTTATCAACAAATTCTACGAGATACATTGCAAATTATTCCCTTATCGGCAAATCAAGGTGGACAACTTCATCCTGCTTTAGAAATTGATAATCAAATTCTGCGTTTTAGTAAGGCAGGTGTAACTGATCCTTTAAAACAAGGGTTATCACCATTTGAAAGAATTGAATATCGTTATGATGCAGACCAGAAAAAACTATATCGACTTAAATATAGTAATTTAAATACTTCGAATAGAGAGCAGCCTTTATCGAGTACGCTACTAAGTCAAGTCGAACAATATCACATTATGGTTTTGACTCCGCAGGAAGTAACCAAATGGCCTGAAGTGAATATTGATCCAACTAAACCCAATGAGTTAAAAAAATTACCGAAAGGAATAAAAATTCAAATTACGGTGGCGGGGGTAAGTTATGAATGGATTTACAGTTTAAACCAAGGTGATTTATCACTTTCCCAGTCAGGTGGGACATAA
- the gspI gene encoding type II secretion system minor pseudopilin GspI, which produces MKSKGFTLLEVMVALAIFAVAAVALTKVAMQYTQSTSNAILRTKAQFVAMNEVAMMEINQEWLQGTQSKQVTSQGETWQIDKSAESTISPNVQKVDLQISLYDQDKGKVQSGITHMVFFNYPVKAK; this is translated from the coding sequence ATGAAATCTAAAGGCTTTACCCTATTGGAGGTTATGGTCGCTCTAGCAATCTTTGCAGTAGCAGCTGTAGCCTTAACTAAAGTGGCAATGCAATATACTCAATCTACTTCAAATGCGATTTTACGGACCAAAGCACAGTTTGTTGCTATGAATGAAGTCGCTATGATGGAAATTAATCAAGAATGGTTACAAGGCACTCAAAGTAAACAGGTAACCTCTCAGGGGGAAACTTGGCAAATTGATAAATCAGCTGAATCTACTATTAGTCCAAATGTTCAAAAAGTTGATTTGCAAATTAGTTTATATGATCAGGATAAGGGAAAAGTACAAAGTGGTATTACTCATATGGTCTTTTTTAATTATCCAGTGAAAGCGAAATAA
- a CDS encoding type II secretion system protein has product MKSKLSIQSQKGFTLIEVMVVIVIMTIMTSLVVLNIGGIDQKKAMQARELFLLDLQKINKESLDQSRVLALETHGETDVSPFSYELYEYHDQSTLQVQDIKNRWQKYTEFKTRQLPSHVSFTVQPLDNQNYSKAKNADLIGEQTPQLIWLGNGEAKTVKIQFYLEQKPIGSEIQIDHLGKINEI; this is encoded by the coding sequence ATGAAATCGAAACTATCTATTCAATCGCAAAAAGGCTTTACCCTCATTGAAGTAATGGTAGTCATTGTGATTATGACCATTATGACTTCTCTTGTTGTGTTGAATATTGGTGGGATAGACCAAAAAAAGGCAATGCAAGCGAGGGAGTTATTTCTACTCGATTTGCAGAAAATTAATAAAGAGTCGCTTGATCAATCGCGTGTATTGGCCTTAGAAACCCATGGTGAGACAGATGTCTCACCATTTTCTTATGAATTATATGAGTATCACGATCAAAGCACCTTACAAGTGCAAGATATAAAAAATCGCTGGCAAAAATATACTGAGTTTAAAACACGTCAACTTCCTTCTCATGTATCTTTTACGGTGCAACCATTAGATAATCAGAATTATTCTAAGGCGAAAAATGCAGATTTAATTGGTGAGCAAACTCCTCAATTAATTTGGCTTGGTAATGGCGAAGCCAAGACGGTCAAAATACAATTTTATTTAGAACAAAAACCGATTGGTTCAGAAATACAAATAGATCATTTGGGTAAAATAAATGAAATCTAA
- a CDS encoding TetR/AcrR family transcriptional regulator — MDRQAQFRAREALIFQVAEQLLLENGEAGMTLDVLAAELDLAKGTLYKHFQSKDELYMLLIIRNERMLLEMVQDTEKAFPEHLAFFMLHHLHHPERTVLFHQIEEKLSITAQGVHHLFNELYQVRKQRLRIIIRMTDHYLESIQSHMTTRDYLASIWSLTHGAAAILNSSFYQRYLGSRDTLRVAYIDQALALPKQAVEQYA, encoded by the coding sequence ATGGACCGTCAAGCTCAGTTCCGAGCAAGAGAAGCGTTAATATTTCAGGTTGCGGAACAGTTGTTGTTAGAAAATGGCGAAGCCGGAATGACACTTGATGTGTTGGCTGCTGAGCTTGATTTGGCAAAAGGTACTCTGTACAAGCATTTTCAAAGCAAAGATGAACTGTACATGTTGTTGATTATTCGTAATGAACGGATGTTACTCGAAATGGTTCAAGACACTGAAAAAGCCTTTCCAGAACATTTGGCTTTTTTTATGCTGCATCATTTGCACCATCCGGAACGGACTGTGTTATTTCACCAAATCGAAGAAAAGCTTTCTATTACAGCACAAGGTGTACATCATCTTTTTAATGAACTATACCAAGTACGAAAGCAGCGCTTACGTATCATTATTCGTATGACTGATCATTATTTGGAATCCATCCAAAGTCATATGACTACACGAGATTACTTGGCTTCAATTTGGTCGCTTACCCACGGAGCTGCAGCGATTTTAAATTCAAGTTTTTATCAACGTTATTTAGGTTCAAGAGATACTTTACGAGTCGCCTATATTGATCAGGCACTTGCCTTACCCAAACAAGCAGTTGAACAATACGCTTAA
- a CDS encoding TatD family hydrolase: MFVDTHCHLTMLDLTPYNGDLDLALAAARSEGVSKFMAISVDLDDHITLAEIAKRHKDVGYTVGVHPCEDVDTMARATTEYLTELAQSKKVWALGETGLDYYHSTDFISEQKACFARHIQASKNVKKPVVVHTRSAKHDTVDIIRAEQSTHGILHCFTEDWETAKAVLDCGYYISFSGIVSFKNAQDLRDVAKQVPLDRLLIETDSPYLAPVPYRSKTNEPKYVPYVAKALSDVYDKSVEEIARITSQNFENLLKAI; this comes from the coding sequence GTGTTTGTTGATACCCATTGCCATTTAACCATGTTGGATTTAACACCATATAACGGTGATTTAGATCTTGCACTTGCTGCTGCACGATCTGAAGGCGTGTCTAAGTTTATGGCAATTTCCGTTGATCTTGATGACCATATTACTTTAGCTGAAATAGCAAAGCGTCATAAAGATGTTGGGTATACAGTAGGTGTGCATCCATGTGAAGATGTTGACACCATGGCTCGAGCAACAACTGAATATTTGACTGAATTAGCTCAATCAAAAAAAGTGTGGGCACTAGGTGAAACAGGACTGGATTATTACCACAGTACTGATTTTATTAGTGAGCAAAAAGCTTGTTTTGCTCGACATATTCAAGCATCTAAAAATGTAAAAAAACCAGTTGTTGTTCATACACGTTCAGCAAAACATGATACGGTTGATATTATTCGAGCTGAACAATCTACACATGGGATTTTGCACTGTTTTACTGAAGACTGGGAAACAGCGAAAGCTGTATTGGACTGCGGCTACTACATCTCCTTTTCAGGGATTGTTTCATTTAAAAATGCTCAAGATTTAAGAGATGTTGCTAAGCAAGTACCTTTAGACAGACTTTTGATTGAAACTGATAGTCCTTATTTGGCTCCAGTGCCATATCGTAGTAAAACAAACGAACCAAAATATGTACCCTATGTAGCGAAAGCACTTAGTGATGTATATGATAAATCGGTTGAGGAGATTGCAAGAATTACCTCGCAAAATTTTGAAAATTTACTCAAAGCGATTTAA
- a CDS encoding PilZ domain-containing protein gives MQPQMGGIIQVNIPDRATLQASYMGYVQGGGLFVPSKQKVKMGQEIFILATLPEQSQKIPLTGKVVWISHKQSGFKPQGFAIQLSGDKGIYYKAEVERILAGSMSLDRPSYTM, from the coding sequence ATGCAACCACAAATGGGTGGAATTATTCAGGTTAATATTCCTGATAGAGCAACCTTACAAGCAAGTTATATGGGATACGTTCAGGGTGGTGGCTTGTTCGTACCATCGAAACAAAAAGTGAAAATGGGTCAGGAAATTTTTATCTTGGCAACCTTACCTGAACAATCACAAAAAATTCCTTTAACTGGTAAAGTGGTGTGGATTTCCCATAAACAAAGCGGTTTTAAACCTCAAGGGTTTGCAATTCAATTAAGTGGAGATAAAGGTATTTACTATAAAGCTGAGGTTGAACGGATTTTAGCTGGTAGTATGTCTTTAGATCGTCCAAGTTATACCATGTAA
- a CDS encoding DNA polymerase III subunit delta', with protein MNQNVTSKIYPWQQTIWETLTTRFPNIGHGLLFYGKQGCGKHAFAKHFLAWVLCLNKQPNGACGECSSCQWLKSDTHPNYVHITTDEENKKQNAKIKIEKIRDLLPFVQQTGEGWRVIVIEPAEALNLASSNALLKTLEEPGERVVLILLADHYLKLPATIRSRLQHFALDRISYEQATTYLNEHLTEIASVSPELLLGLSNDMPLQAVEIATSDWFVKRQLFLDDWAKVVNQKNMPLFYSAKWQKELNFSDFMMLFEYLLGDLICVKLNQPQKNIDLQFDQLAENYKLESLFSLYEELQQSKKLVEQNVQTQLIVDQLFIKLMNV; from the coding sequence ATGAATCAGAATGTGACTTCTAAAATTTATCCATGGCAACAAACAATATGGGAAACGTTAACAACACGTTTTCCTAATATTGGGCATGGTTTACTCTTTTATGGTAAACAAGGCTGTGGTAAGCACGCTTTTGCCAAGCATTTTTTAGCATGGGTGCTATGTTTAAATAAACAGCCAAATGGTGCGTGTGGCGAGTGCAGTAGCTGTCAGTGGTTAAAATCGGATACTCATCCGAACTACGTCCATATCACGACAGATGAAGAAAATAAAAAACAAAATGCAAAAATTAAAATAGAAAAAATTCGTGATTTATTACCCTTTGTTCAGCAAACTGGTGAAGGTTGGCGTGTTATTGTGATTGAGCCGGCTGAAGCTTTAAATCTTGCATCATCAAATGCTTTATTAAAAACTTTAGAAGAGCCGGGTGAGCGTGTTGTTTTAATTCTACTCGCCGATCACTATCTAAAATTACCAGCAACCATTCGAAGTCGCTTACAGCATTTTGCTTTAGATCGTATTTCATATGAACAAGCCACTACTTATCTTAATGAACATCTAACTGAAATTGCGTCTGTATCGCCTGAACTATTATTAGGACTTTCTAATGATATGCCTTTGCAAGCAGTTGAAATTGCAACAAGTGATTGGTTTGTCAAAAGGCAGCTCTTTTTAGATGATTGGGCCAAAGTAGTAAATCAAAAAAATATGCCTTTATTTTATTCGGCTAAATGGCAGAAAGAGCTGAACTTTAGTGATTTTATGATGCTTTTTGAATACTTGTTAGGGGATTTAATTTGTGTCAAGCTCAATCAACCACAAAAAAATATCGATTTACAGTTCGATCAATTAGCAGAAAACTACAAGTTAGAAAGTTTATTCAGTCTGTATGAGGAATTGCAGCAATCTAAAAAATTAGTTGAGCAAAATGTACAAACACAACTCATCGTCGATCAACTTTTTATAAAATTAATGAATGTTTAA
- the kdsB gene encoding 3-deoxy-manno-octulosonate cytidylyltransferase, whose protein sequence is MKHIVIPARFSSSRLPGKPLLLIHDRPMILRVVDQAKKVEGFDDLCVATDDKRIFDICHAEGIDVVLTSADHPSGTDRLSEVARIKGWAADDIIVNVQGDEPLLPAQLVQQVAKLLLDKPDCSMSTLCEPIHALDEFQRDSIVKVVMSKYNEALYFSRATIPYDRDGAQQAESSLHTQAFRHLGLYAYRVNLLQEYVTWEMGNLEKLESLEQLRVLENGHRIAIAVAEANLPPGVDTQADLDRLNNMPVECFE, encoded by the coding sequence ATGAAACACATCGTTATTCCAGCACGCTTCTCAAGTTCGCGTTTGCCAGGTAAGCCATTGTTACTTATTCATGATCGCCCTATGATTTTGCGCGTGGTAGATCAAGCAAAGAAAGTTGAAGGTTTTGATGACTTATGTGTGGCGACAGATGATAAACGCATTTTTGACATATGCCATGCAGAAGGAATTGATGTTGTTTTAACAAGTGCCGATCATCCATCGGGTACTGACCGTTTAAGTGAGGTAGCTCGTATTAAGGGGTGGGCTGCTGATGACATTATTGTAAATGTACAAGGTGATGAACCTCTACTACCAGCTCAACTTGTACAACAGGTGGCAAAACTTTTACTAGATAAGCCAGATTGCTCAATGTCTACATTGTGTGAGCCTATTCATGCGCTAGATGAGTTTCAGCGTGATAGCATCGTAAAAGTAGTTATGTCCAAATATAATGAGGCTTTATATTTTAGTCGTGCAACGATTCCTTATGACAGAGATGGTGCTCAACAAGCTGAATCATCTTTGCATACACAAGCATTTCGTCATTTAGGTTTATATGCTTATCGAGTGAATTTGTTACAAGAATATGTTACATGGGAAATGGGTAATCTTGAAAAGTTAGAAAGCCTTGAACAATTACGTGTTTTAGAAAATGGACACCGTATTGCAATCGCGGTAGCAGAAGCGAATTTGCCACCAGGTGTTGATACTCAAGCGGATCTTGATCGTTTAAATAATATGCCCGTTGAATGTTTTGAGTAA
- the lpxK gene encoding tetraacyldisaccharide 4'-kinase, translating to MSLAQLIQNAWNKQSNWLIVLRPLSCLYRAGFLLNHHFYTAGLKKVYNAPVPVMVIGNITVGGSGKTPLLIELVNYLKLHNVKVGVISRGYGGTGPFPMLVTSASQAIEAGDEPALIVQSTGVPMAVGPNRQAAIELLLASNKLDLIISDDGLQHWALGRQIEWIVLDQNRGLGNGKLLPEGYLREPAERLKAGTVIEHAFAPSTAMHMHLEAGQPYLLNPSSTNELLFNTQNNYHAVVGIGFPQRFYQTLKDLGVKQFQEHAFRDHHDYSIGDLIFNDGLPIITTEKDAVKLLPLLEKHPEFKRSIWVVPVKAVLSKECYQVLNQQLQKLDIEIS from the coding sequence ATGTCTTTAGCCCAGCTCATACAAAATGCATGGAATAAACAATCAAATTGGTTGATTGTTCTGCGTCCATTGTCATGTTTGTATCGTGCTGGGTTCTTATTAAATCATCATTTTTATACTGCAGGTTTAAAGAAAGTTTATAATGCACCTGTACCGGTTATGGTGATTGGCAATATTACTGTGGGTGGTAGTGGCAAAACCCCGTTATTAATAGAACTGGTTAATTACTTAAAACTGCACAATGTAAAAGTAGGGGTCATTAGTCGGGGCTATGGTGGAACTGGTCCTTTTCCTATGCTAGTAACATCAGCGAGTCAGGCTATTGAAGCAGGAGATGAGCCTGCTTTAATCGTACAGTCGACAGGTGTGCCTATGGCAGTGGGGCCAAATAGACAAGCGGCGATTGAGTTATTACTAGCATCTAACAAATTAGATTTAATTATTAGTGATGATGGGTTGCAGCATTGGGCATTAGGTCGTCAAATAGAATGGATCGTGCTTGATCAAAATCGTGGACTTGGAAATGGTAAGTTATTACCAGAAGGCTATTTGCGTGAACCTGCTGAGCGTTTAAAAGCTGGTACAGTAATCGAACATGCATTTGCACCATCAACAGCAATGCATATGCATCTTGAAGCAGGGCAACCTTATTTACTAAATCCATCTTCGACAAATGAATTATTATTTAATACTCAAAATAATTACCATGCAGTAGTAGGTATTGGTTTTCCTCAACGTTTTTATCAAACACTTAAAGACTTAGGAGTAAAACAATTTCAAGAGCATGCTTTTCGGGATCATCATGACTACAGTATCGGTGATCTCATTTTTAATGATGGTTTGCCTATTATTACGACTGAAAAGGATGCGGTTAAGTTGTTGCCGTTACTCGAAAAACATCCAGAATTTAAACGGTCTATTTGGGTCGTACCTGTTAAAGCTGTTTTGTCTAAAGAATGCTATCAGGTTTTAAACCAGCAATTGCAAAAGCTTGATATTGAAATATCTTAG
- the msbA gene encoding lipid A export permease/ATP-binding protein MsbA, translated as MNQDFKVYLRLISYLKPYWGVALLVLIGFGMNSATEVSVAKLIKFIIDAIQNSSRADLDWFPALIILLVFFRGLGLFMGGYYTAVISRSLVFSIRQEVYAKLLRLPAQYYLDNSSGHITAKIMYNVEQLTAASSESLKTIIRDGMITLGLLGYLFYTNWRLTICIMVFLPIIGILVRKASKRMRKLSLQVQDTMGDVNHVVQESIGGSAVVKSFAGEEAEQERFYKSSEENLKRGLKMVIVQNLNSPVVQVVMACAMALIVWLALRPQILGNTSAGEFVAYITAAGLLSKPVKNLTDINEKLQRGLAAAHSVFELLDLPEEENSGQLKPQLHGAIRFDHVVLNYADGTQAIKDFSLDIRPGETVALVGRSGAGKTSLVNMLVRFQEVSSGQIYLDDLPIRDIELSSLRTQIAMVNQQVVLFNRTVRENIAYGQLHDASDEEVVAAAKAAYAHDFIMNLPNGYDTLLGAQGLNLSGGQRQRIAIARAILKNAPILILDEATSALDNESEHFIQQAFDEAMQDRTTIVIAHRLSTIENADRIVVLDRGQIVEQGTHQELLAKHGAYYQLHQRNFEDN; from the coding sequence GTGAATCAAGATTTTAAGGTTTATTTACGTCTCATATCCTATTTAAAACCTTATTGGGGCGTGGCCTTATTAGTTCTTATCGGATTCGGTATGAACTCAGCAACAGAAGTTTCTGTTGCTAAACTCATTAAATTTATTATTGATGCCATACAAAATTCGAGTAGAGCGGATCTGGATTGGTTTCCTGCACTAATTATTTTGTTAGTTTTTTTCCGTGGTCTCGGTCTATTCATGGGCGGCTACTATACTGCCGTAATCTCACGTAGTTTGGTTTTTAGTATTCGCCAAGAGGTGTATGCAAAACTTCTAAGACTACCTGCTCAATATTATCTCGATAACTCTTCGGGACATATTACAGCCAAAATTATGTATAACGTTGAACAACTGACAGCTGCTTCATCGGAGTCGTTAAAAACGATTATTCGAGACGGCATGATTACGTTGGGATTGTTAGGTTATTTGTTTTACACAAATTGGCGTTTAACCATTTGTATTATGGTGTTCTTACCTATTATTGGTATTTTGGTACGTAAGGCATCAAAAAGAATGCGTAAACTTTCGCTACAAGTTCAAGACACTATGGGTGATGTTAACCATGTAGTGCAAGAAAGTATTGGTGGTAGTGCAGTTGTTAAAAGTTTTGCTGGTGAAGAAGCAGAGCAAGAGCGTTTTTATAAGTCATCTGAAGAGAACTTAAAACGCGGTTTAAAAATGGTTATTGTGCAAAACCTAAATAGCCCTGTTGTTCAAGTTGTAATGGCATGTGCAATGGCTTTAATTGTATGGTTAGCTTTAAGACCACAAATTTTAGGGAATACAAGTGCTGGTGAGTTCGTAGCATATATCACGGCAGCGGGTTTACTTTCTAAACCTGTTAAAAACTTAACGGACATTAATGAGAAGTTGCAACGTGGTTTAGCAGCAGCTCATTCAGTTTTTGAATTATTAGATTTACCAGAAGAAGAAAATAGCGGGCAGCTTAAGCCTCAGTTACATGGTGCAATTCGTTTTGACCATGTTGTGCTGAACTATGCCGATGGTACTCAAGCCATTAAAGATTTTTCTTTAGATATTCGTCCTGGTGAAACGGTTGCATTAGTTGGCCGATCTGGTGCTGGTAAAACCTCTTTAGTGAATATGCTAGTACGTTTTCAGGAAGTATCAAGTGGCCAAATTTATTTAGATGATTTGCCTATACGTGATATAGAGCTTTCGAGTTTGCGTACACAAATTGCGATGGTAAATCAGCAAGTTGTTTTATTTAACCGAACTGTACGTGAAAATATTGCTTATGGTCAGTTACATGACGCGAGCGATGAAGAGGTAGTTGCAGCAGCAAAAGCCGCTTATGCTCATGACTTTATTATGAATTTACCAAACGGGTATGATACTCTCCTCGGTGCTCAAGGTCTAAATCTATCAGGTGGTCAACGTCAACGTATCGCCATTGCTCGTGCGATTTTGAAAAATGCACCAATTCTTATTTTAGATGAAGCGACAAGTGCGCTTGATAATGAATCTGAGCATTTTATTCAGCAAGCATTTGATGAGGCGATGCAAGACCGTACAACAATTGTGATTGCCCATCGTTTATCAACTATTGAAAATGCAGATCGTATTGTTGTGTTGGATCGCGGACAAATTGTTGAACAAGGTACTCACCAAGAATTACTTGCTAAGCATGGTGCTTATTATCAATTACATCAGCGTAATTTTGAGGACAACTAA
- a CDS encoding biopolymer transporter ExbD — protein sequence MKFKRSQVEDIHINLTPMIDCLLFILVFLLLSTTFNQPSRINLTLPDAQGVPPKQYDHKIEVVVDSSGHYAVNGQALSSKDVADLSTAIKQAAQERRDFMFIIAADAKASHQDVIRVMDVAGQLGFVNINISTKVPSRGFSE from the coding sequence ATGAAGTTTAAACGTTCTCAAGTTGAAGACATTCATATCAATTTAACGCCCATGATTGACTGTTTGTTGTTCATTCTGGTGTTTTTATTGTTATCTACCACTTTTAATCAGCCAAGTCGCATCAATTTAACATTACCAGATGCGCAAGGTGTCCCACCAAAACAGTACGATCATAAAATTGAAGTCGTGGTAGACTCTAGCGGTCATTACGCCGTAAATGGTCAGGCATTATCTTCTAAAGATGTGGCTGATTTGAGTACTGCAATTAAGCAAGCTGCTCAAGAGCGACGAGATTTTATGTTTATCATTGCTGCTGATGCTAAAGCGTCTCATCAGGATGTTATTCGTGTTATGGATGTAGCAGGACAACTCGGTTTTGTTAACATCAATATTAGTACCAAAGTTCCTTCTAGAGGTTTTTCTGAGTGA
- a CDS encoding MotA/TolQ/ExbB proton channel family protein — MWELVKAGGWLMLPLILCSILTVAISIERFIRLRRSQVLPKDLMSDGTADISHIMTYLEQNANAESTALGNILKAGFEHQEHGELFARAQMEAMASQEISYLEKNINFLGTLSAIAPLLGLLGTIVGIIESFLVIDFGSAGSPSLMIPGISKALITTAVGMLIAIPALISYRYFQRVVQNYIAELEQQSTLFHASLFYKRSPTAQEQRRVG, encoded by the coding sequence ATGTGGGAACTTGTGAAAGCGGGCGGCTGGTTAATGCTGCCTTTAATTTTGTGTTCAATTTTAACGGTTGCTATTAGCATTGAGCGTTTTATAAGGTTACGACGCTCACAAGTTTTACCTAAAGATCTTATGAGTGATGGCACTGCTGATATTTCTCACATCATGACCTACTTAGAGCAAAATGCTAATGCAGAAAGTACTGCATTAGGAAATATCCTAAAAGCTGGTTTTGAACATCAGGAACATGGTGAGCTATTTGCTCGGGCTCAAATGGAGGCAATGGCTTCTCAAGAAATTTCTTATTTAGAAAAAAATATTAACTTTTTGGGAACTTTAAGTGCGATTGCCCCTTTGTTAGGCCTACTCGGAACAATTGTTGGAATTATTGAATCTTTTCTTGTCATCGATTTTGGTTCGGCAGGTAGTCCAAGTTTAATGATCCCTGGTATTTCTAAAGCTCTAATTACAACAGCAGTGGGAATGCTCATTGCAATTCCTGCGCTGATTTCCTATCGTTATTTTCAAAGAGTGGTTCAAAATTATATTGCTGAGCTAGAACAGCAATCTACACTCTTTCATGCATCATTGTTCTACAAGCGCTCACCAACAGCGCAAGAACAGCGCCGTGTTGGTTAA
- a CDS encoding ParB/RepB/Spo0J family partition protein, with amino-acid sequence MSIKKRGLAKGRGLDALLGSIQKEKLQLEAQALDHGQLKQIDVNLLKRGEYQPRRFIHEHDLQELASSIEKHGVMQPIVIRPVDDEAHPYEIIAGERRWRAAQIAGLTEIPAIVRDLNDQVAIALALIENIQRQDLNPIDQALALQRFHDEFGLSHQEIAETVGKARTTVSNLLRLLSLADDIKDFMQQGQLDMGHARAILTLKGKEQLEVAKIVIEKGLSVRQTEQLVRDWNEPKQEKEKAAVAPDIEQLTQKLSERFGANVKIDHNQKGKGKLVIHYHSLDELDGILNICLPE; translated from the coding sequence GGCGAAAGGACGTGGTTTAGATGCATTACTTGGTTCAATTCAAAAAGAAAAATTACAACTCGAAGCTCAGGCACTTGATCATGGGCAATTAAAGCAAATTGATGTGAATCTGTTGAAACGAGGTGAATATCAACCACGTCGTTTTATTCATGAGCATGATTTACAAGAATTGGCATCCTCTATTGAAAAACATGGGGTAATGCAGCCAATTGTTATTCGCCCTGTAGATGATGAAGCACATCCTTACGAAATTATTGCTGGTGAGCGTCGTTGGCGTGCAGCGCAAATTGCTGGTTTAACTGAAATCCCGGCAATTGTTCGTGATTTAAATGACCAGGTTGCTATTGCTTTAGCACTGATTGAAAACATTCAGCGTCAAGATTTAAACCCGATTGATCAAGCCTTGGCATTACAGCGCTTCCATGATGAATTTGGTTTAAGTCATCAAGAAATTGCTGAGACTGTAGGTAAAGCAAGAACTACGGTTAGTAACTTGTTGCGTCTATTGAGCTTAGCTGATGACATCAAAGATTTCATGCAGCAAGGTCAGCTTGATATGGGGCATGCACGCGCCATACTGACTTTAAAAGGTAAAGAGCAGCTTGAAGTTGCCAAAATTGTTATTGAAAAAGGACTGTCTGTTCGTCAAACCGAGCAATTAGTGCGCGATTGGAATGAACCTAAGCAGGAAAAGGAAAAAGCTGCTGTTGCACCAGATATTGAGCAATTGACACAGAAATTATCTGAACGTTTTGGTGCCAATGTTAAAATTGATCATAACCAGAAAGGTAAAGGTAAGCTTGTTATTCATTATCACTCACTTGATGAGTTAGATGGTATTTTGAATATTTGTTTACCAGAGTAA